In the Granulosicoccus antarcticus IMCC3135 genome, GCGCATGTTCTGGCACCGCATGTGGTTCGCATAGAATGGAGCAAACAGGCTTGGGATGGTAAGCGGCTTGCTGTATGGCGAATATCGGGGAGCGGCAAAAAGCAGCTATGAGTTACAAGATAGATCGTCGAGATGTCCAGATTCTTTCCATTCTTCAAAATGATGCGCGTATTTCAAACGTTGCGTTGGCAGAGAGGGTTAACCTTTCGGCTGCAGCCTGTTGGGAGCGGGTTCGCAAGCTTGAAGCAGGCGGAGTCATTCGAAAGTACCGCAGTGAGGTCGCTCTTGAGCGGATGCCGGGCACGATATCCTTCATGTTGCTCGTGACTCTCAAGTCACATAAAACCAGTGATTTCACGATCTTCGAAAATGATATCCGGCAATCCTCCAACGTGATCAGATGCGTATCCATAGGCGGAGGGTATGACTATATCGTTGAAGTCGTAGTCCGACGTATGGAGGACTACAAGAGATTCATGTCCGAGTTTCTGGAAAAAAACAGTAACGTCAATACCTGCAGTGCACATGTCATAACCAAAAGTGTCAAGGCAGAGAGCGTGGACTTGCAGATGCTGTACGACAATGTTGAGTGAACGGCAGTCAATCCAGCGAAAAGGCGTAGACATCTGACATGTTGAAGCTGGATGGTTGCGATATTCAGATTCTGTCCGTCCTGGCTGCGGAAGGTCGTCTGTCCAATACGGAGTTGGCGAAGCGTATCAATCTGTCGCCATCTCCCTGCTGGCAGCGTGTGAAGCGTCTTGAAGAGTCTGGCGTGATCTCCGGTTACTCGGCCATGGTATGCATGGAAAAACTGCTGGAATCGGTCACGTTTTTCGTCATGGTTAACCTTGAAGACCAGCAGTTGCCAACCGAGACAAGGTTCGAGCAATACAGCCAGGCCAAGCGCGAAATCATCGGATGTTGGTCCATTGGCGGTAACGTCGATTACATGCTGCAGATTGTCTCTCCTGGTATAGAAGCCTATCAGGCCATCATGGATGAGATGCTGGCTGCGCAATTGAAGATGGACAGCTACTTCTCCTATCTGGTGCATTCCGAAGTGAAGGCCGCCCGGAGCGCTCAAACGTCCGCTGTGATGCTTGACTGGCTTGACCAGAACAGAGGGGCATGACATCTTATGTGCCAGTCAGCCAAGCCATAGCTCCTCAGAGATAATCCTGTGACCACCTTGATCCCGCTCGTCCATCAGATGCATGCAGAAGAAGCAAGCGAGTGGCTGGCAACGCTGCAGAGGCTATTGCCTCGCTACGATATCCGGCTGTTCGACGAACTGGGTGAGCAGGAACGATCACAGTGCAGGATTGCCATCGTGGCGAATCCCGACCCGCATCAGTTAGTGCAAATGCCAGCATTGATCTGGGTGCACTCTCTCTGGGCTGGTGTGGAACGAATGGTCGCCGAGTTGGCGGACGTGCCGGTGGATATCGTGCGCCTGGTTGACCCTTGTCTGACGCAGACCATGTCAGAAGCCGTGCTGGCCTGGGTCTTGTATCT is a window encoding:
- a CDS encoding Lrp/AsnC family transcriptional regulator — protein: MSYKIDRRDVQILSILQNDARISNVALAERVNLSAAACWERVRKLEAGGVIRKYRSEVALERMPGTISFMLLVTLKSHKTSDFTIFENDIRQSSNVIRCVSIGGGYDYIVEVVVRRMEDYKRFMSEFLEKNSNVNTCSAHVITKSVKAESVDLQMLYDNVE
- a CDS encoding Lrp/AsnC family transcriptional regulator, with the protein product MLKLDGCDIQILSVLAAEGRLSNTELAKRINLSPSPCWQRVKRLEESGVISGYSAMVCMEKLLESVTFFVMVNLEDQQLPTETRFEQYSQAKREIIGCWSIGGNVDYMLQIVSPGIEAYQAIMDEMLAAQLKMDSYFSYLVHSEVKAARSAQTSAVMLDWLDQNRGA